AAAGCGTTAACATTTATATTCGCATAATCTTTCAAAATATCTTGAGCACATAATACAATTTCTGCGCCCTCTTTGGCACGTAGCATATTGCCTTTCGTATGCACATTAAACATATCCCCTGGCAGTACATATACATTACGATTTTGTTCTAATGCCTGATCCAACGTAATGAGCGCGCCACTTTTTTCTTTCGCCTCAGTGATGAGTATTCCTGTCGACAAACCACTAATAATGCGGTTGCGTTCAGGAAATCTAAATTTAGCGATAGGCGTGTGCGGTGGATATTCGCTTATGGTCAAATGATGTTGTTCCATCGTCTGGCGTAATGCTTGTGTGTTTTTAGGATAATGATGAAAATGCCCAAAGCCGAGTACACCAATTGTGGACAAGTGATGTCGAATCGCGTAATGATGTGCGAGTGCGTCTGTGCCATGTGCCAGTCCTGAAATAATAGTTAGTGGAAAATGTTGAAATGTGTTAAAAAGTGTTCCGAGCGCTTGCGAGGTGTATGGTGTATGTTGCCTTGCACCTACAATGCCAAGACTATTTGCAGAATGTTGAAGCAGTTCGAGTCGTCCTTTACAAAATAAAATCAACGGGGGATCATAAATTTCTTTCAACAACGGCGGATAAAGCGGTTCGTCTATCATAACCGGGACAATTTGATGTTCATGTAACGCCGGTTCAATTGTATGAATATTAAGCGTATCGAGTCGTGCGAGCTTTTGTTGAATATGCGTTGACGTCATGTGTGAAAGCATTGATTTGAAGGCTTGAATGCGCTGAGGTAAGTTTCCTGTAAAAGTACAAAGTTTAGGATAGTAGGATTGGAGTTGTTGTGTTGAAAATCCAGCGTACAATAATAATAGTAGAAATTGTTTCATGCGTAGTAGTCACCTCTTGATGTGAAATAAGCGTGATGTGTGAATGCGGAAAATAAAAGAAGTTGTGCCAAACATAAGTGGCATATTGAAAATGGGAATTAAAAAAGGATAGCAAAATCAAGCTATCAACACATGGACTGTTAGTGACTCTCGCATTAACAGTCCATGCATGAATAGCTTCCAAATCGCGATGCATCAGTTCAG
Above is a genomic segment from Staphylococcus delphini containing:
- the dprA gene encoding DNA-processing protein DprA, whose amino-acid sequence is MKQFLLLLLYAGFSTQQLQSYYPKLCTFTGNLPQRIQAFKSMLSHMTSTHIQQKLARLDTLNIHTIEPALHEHQIVPVMIDEPLYPPLLKEIYDPPLILFCKGRLELLQHSANSLGIVGARQHTPYTSQALGTLFNTFQHFPLTIISGLAHGTDALAHHYAIRHHLSTIGVLGFGHFHHYPKNTQALRQTMEQHHLTISEYPPHTPIAKFRFPERNRIISGLSTGILITEAKEKSGALITLDQALEQNRNVYVLPGDMFNVHTKGNMLRAKEGAEIVLCAQDILKDYANINVNAL